The Nerophis ophidion isolate RoL-2023_Sa linkage group LG21, RoL_Noph_v1.0, whole genome shotgun sequence region TGCATATACCAATATTACCATATTAGGACGTGTATTTAAAACAGTAGTTAGGTCTCCCACACTTAGATAGTCTAATATACCAATATTACCATATTAGGATGTGTATTTAAAACAGTAGTTAGGTCTCCCACACTTAGATAGTCTAATATACCAATATTACCATATTAGGATGTGTATTTAAAACAGTAGTTAGGTCTCCCACACTTAGATAGTCTAATATACCAATATTACCATATTAGGACGTGTATTTAAAACAGTAGTTAGGTCTCCCACACTTAGATAGTCTAATATACCAATATTACCACATTAGGACGTGTATTTAAAACAGTAGTTAGGTCTCCCACACTTAGATAGTCTAATATACCAATATTACCATATTagaatgtgtatataaaacagtAGTTAGGTCTCCCACACTTAGATAGTCTAATATACCAATATTACCATATTAGGACGTGTATTTAAAACAGTAGTTAGGTCTCCCACACTTAGATAGTCTAACATACCAATATTACCATATTAGGACGTGTATTTAAAACAGTAGTTAGGTCTCCCACACTTAGATAGTCTAATATACCAATATTACCATATTAGGACGTGTATTTAAAACAGTAGTTAGGTCTCCCACACTTAGATAGTCTAATATACCAATATTACCATATTAGGATGTGTATTTAAAACAGTAGTTAGGTCTCCCACACTTAGATAGTCTAATATACCATTAATACCATATTAGGATGTGTATTTAAAACAGTAGTTAGGTCTCCCACACTTAGATAGTCTGATCTACCAATATTACCATATTAGGATGTGTATTTAAAACAGTAGTTAGGTCTCCCACACTTAGATAGTCTGATCTACCAATATTACCATATTAGGATGTGTATTTAAAACAGTAGTTAGGTCTCCCACACTTAGATAGTCCAACCTGATCACAAGTAGGAAGGCAAGCAAACTCACTCCAGTTCTCTTTTTATCTGCGAGCTCTTGATGTTTTGCACCATCTGGTCGGCCTTCTCGTTCAGCGCCGTCATGTATTTCTTGAAGTTCTCCACCGCCGCCTCCCACGGTTCAGTCAAGTCATCCTGGATGAAGCTCCTGGCCTGGCAGCCTAGACCGGGATGAGACTCTTAAATCCCTGGACAGGCGGCCCACACCTGAGCGAGGAACTCACCTGAGAAGAGCGCCAGGGCGAGGATGACGGCGAAGACCCTCATGTTGAGACGAGAAACCTGCAATGGGAGCACAAAAAAGGCGTGATGGTACGGCGTCGACCTCCGTGACAAAGAAGCGTGCGTCCTACCCGGCGACTGATGGCTCGGCGAGGCTGACTGAGCGCGGCGGACGTGTGTTTTTATACGGCTCAGCGCCCGGTGACGTCCGAAGTTCGAAGCGCGTTGTCAACTTTTATTGCCGTGTGGGTTATTTTGGCGCCACGTTGCACGCGGGGTCAAGGGGTCACCACTTGGAAGTGTGATAATGGCTGTCAGCACCTTGACTATGTGAGGTTTTCTACACAATGGGGCGGGGGGGTCAAAGGTCAGGCGCTGGATCCGTCCAATAAGACGGCGGGCTAATTGAGACTTTGACCTCACAGGTGTCGCTTGTTGATGTTGCGCAACACCAATAAAACAAAAGGATCAGTAGGTCAGGATAAAGtgtcaacaaaagtcacaataagAAGATAGAGTACCTCCAAAAAAGGGGGGCCAGCGGGGGATGACCCCCCTTCCCCCCACGGACCCTTTAAAAAAGGGGGGCCGGCAGGattcatttttaattttgtagtttttttaagATGTCTGCCATATTAGTTGTAGtcttttagaccagtggtccccaacctttttgtatccgcggaccggtcaacgcttaataatttgtcccgcggccccgggggggtgtcctttttttttcttttcttgtttgtcatgaaaaagggagatttttgtggttggtgcactatttgtaagtgtatattgtgttttttatgttgatttaaaaaacaaataaataaataattttttttttttttataaatcatttttctgcggcccggtaccaatcgggccaccgcggcccggtggttggggaccactgttttagaccAGTTCCTTTGGTACCAGGCTGcagtataattttttaaaatatttttattaaattttttttattaaatcaacataaaaaaacacgagatacacttacaattagtgcaccaatcccaaaaaaaacctcccttgaccagtccgcagctacaaaaaggttggggaccactgctttagactacaacaaagatggcggagaACTACAAGTTGTAATACCCTTTTGAACCTGTTGGAATCATAAATCATTATGACTTAAGGACTACAAACAAGATGGCGGATAGCATTTGAAAAAAGCTATATGTTGTAATACCCTTTTGAACCTGTTGGAATCATAAATCATTATTACTAAGGACTACAAACAAGATGGCGGATAGCATTTTAAAAAAGCTACACGTTGTAATACCCTTTTGAACCTGTTGGAATCATAAATCATTATGACTTAAGGACTACAAACAAGATGGTGGATAGCATTTTAAAAAAGCTACACGTTGTAATACCCTTTTGAACCTGTTGGAATAATAAATCATTATGATTTACGGACTACATCCAAGATGGCGGACAAAATGACAAAATTTACATGGCGGCCGGATATGAAGTATACTTCCTGTTTCCGGTTTAGGCCATGCCCACTTCCTGGGGTCATGAATTAAgtcaactaaaaaaaataaaataaaataaaaactacaaccaaGATAGCGGAcaggtgaaaaaaataaaattaaaagagCGGCCGGTTATGATGTGTACTTTTTGTTTCCGGTTTAGGCCACACCCACTTCCTGGGGTCATGAATTAAGCCCccctcaaacaaacaaaaaagaactacaaccaagatggcggacaggtaaaaaaatatatactaaatTAAAATGGCGGCCGGATATGATGTATACTTTTTGTTTCCAGTTTAGGCCACGCCCACTTCCTGGGGTCATGACTAAAGgccgcaaaacaaaacaaaaaaccgaGATTGTCCCTCTGTTCACACACTTTTGTGCTCCTCGCACGGAAAACGAAAGTTGACCTGAACGCACGCATTCGTCCACTCTTGCTTCGTCTCGTTCCTgacacctctcctcaccatccaaaccacaaaaaaaaaaaagatactatTTGTGTGTGGACCTGCAAAGATAAGAACACATTCTGTTTTGTCCTTGAACAGAAGAAAGGGGGAATTATACTTGACTGTACCAGAGTGTGTATCTCCAGGGTCATTACTCAGGTTACTCTTATTTTGTTTTAtcaagaaaaacacattttgtattacatttagAGCCAAGTGAGGTTGCATTCAGGAACCCCCGGAAGTTTGAGTACCGCCAAGCAAGTCATCCCTAATTGTTTTTAGTTCAAACCGAGTATGCTCCGCCCCTCATATTTTGGTGTTTCCTGACTAAAAGTTGCAGTGGAGGGACAACACAGATGCAATGAAAAGATTTATTGTTTCAAAGTGtcaccgggtgttgttgatacgtCCGTGTGATGATGAGGATGACGGTGTTATTGTGTCAGCTTGGTGAAGGAATTCCAGAGAGCAACCAGCTTCTCCTTCAAGTTCTGAGTGTCCACGTCCATCTTGGCCCTCAGCTCCTCCCCGTAGGGAAGAATCCTCTCCTGGAACTTCTGGCTGTTCTCCGTCAGCTGTTGGTGGAAGTCTTGAAGCAGAGGCGTCACGTTCTTCTGGAACTCCTCCAGGCTGGTCTCCATCTTCTGCTTCAGTTCTTCCCCGTAAGGAAGCATCTTGGTCTGCAGCTTGTCCGCCTGCTCGTCCAGGTGGACCTTCAGCTCCTGGCTTTTCCTCAGCACGGCGGCCTTCAGGGCTCCCGAGTCCAAAGTCCGGGCGTAGGAGGAGGCCTCCTTCTTCAGCTCCTCCACCTGCTGCCGCACGTGCGTCGCCACCTCGTCGGCGTACGGACGCAGGTCGGCGCTGGCGGCCGCCAAGTCCTCCTGCAGGCGGACCTTCAGCTGCTCGGCTTGCACCAAGAAGCAGGAGGTGAAGTCCTGGCTGAGCTGGGactgcagagtctgggtgaactTGCCGACCTCGCCTGTGCTCTCGGAGATGAGGGTGCTGAGGGGAGAAGTGGCAAgtcagcgtcctctacagtggacatgtgtgtcctctacagtggacatgtgtgtgtgtgtgtgtgtgtcctctacagtggacatatgtgtgtcctctacagtggacatgtgtgtgtgagtgtgtcctctacagtggacatgtgtgtgtgtgtcctctacagtggacatgtgtgtgtgagtgtgtcctctacagtggacatgtgtgtgtgtgtcctctacagtggacatgtgtgtgtgagtgtgtcctctacagtggacatgtgtgtgtgagtgtgtcctctacagtggacatgtgtgtgtgtgtcctctacagtggacatatgtgtgtcctctacagtggacatgtgtgtgtgtgtcctctacagtggacatgtgtgtgtgtgtcctctacagtggacatgtgtgtgtgtgtcctctacagtggacatgtgtgtgtgagtgtgtcctctacagtggacatgtgtgtgtgagtgtgtcctctacagtggacatgtgtgtgtgtgtcctctacagtggacatatgtgtgtcctctacagtggacatgtgtgtgtgtgtcctctacagtggacatgtgtgtgtgtgtgtgtgtcctctacagtggacatgtgtgtgtgtgtcctctacagtggacatatgtgtgtcctctacagtggacatgtgtgtgtgtgtcctctacagtggacatgtgtgtgtcctctacagtggacatgtgtgtgtgtgtgtgtgtgtgtgtgtgtcctctacagtggacgtgtgtgtgtgtgagtcctctacagtggacatgtgtgtgtgtgtgtgtgtgtgtgtgtgtgtgtgtgtgtgtgtgtgtgtgtgtcctctacagtggacatgtgtgaGTGTGTCatctacagtggacatgtgtgtgtgtcctctacagtggacatgtgtgtgtgtgtgtgtcctctacagtggacacgtgtgtgtgtgtgtcctctacagtggacgtgtgtgcgtgtcctctacagtggacatgtgtgtgtgtgtcttctacagtggacatgtgtgtgtgtgtcttctacagtggacatgtgtgtgtgtgtcctctacagtggacatgtgtgtgtgtgtgtcctctacagtggacatgtgtgtgtgtgtcctctacagtggacatgtgtgtgtgtgtgtgtcctctacagtggacatgtgtgtttgtgtcctctacagtggacatgtgtgtttgtgtcctctacagtggacatgtgtgtgtgtgtcctctacagtggacatgtgtgtttgtgtcctctacagtggacatgtgtgtttgtgtcctctacagtggacatgtgtgtgtgtgtcctctacagtggacatgtgtgtgtgtgtgtcctctacagtggacatgtgtgtttgtgtcctctacagtggacatgtgtgtgtgtgtcctctacagtggacatgtgtgtgtgtgtgtcctctacagtggacatgtgtgtgtgtgtcctctacagtggacatgtgtgtgtgtgtgtgtcctctacagtggacatgtgtgtttgtgtcctctacagtagacatatgtgtgtgtgtcttaaaaGTAGACTTCACCAGTTCATTTTGTGGCATTGTGTTATTCTTACTTCAACTTAACTAAATTAATGTcaactttgttaaaaaaaaaacatctgaacTGTGTGACTAAAAATGTTCATCATTGCTTTTACACAAACttttacagtattttactgtgaattATGTTTACAGTATCTGGTATTTTACAGTTATTTACAATAAAGTTACACTATTATGTCATTTCACTGTtgtgattttacagttaattacaaTAGTTACATTATATGATGTAattttacagttaattacaaTAGTCACACTACATAATATAATTTTACAATTGTGACTTTACAGTTAATTATAATAAAGTTACACTATGATGTCATTTCACTGTtgtgattttacagttaattatGATAGTTACACTATTTGATGTCATTTCAATGTtgtgattttacagttaattacaaTAAAGTTACACTACATGATGTAattttacagttaattacaaTGAAGTTACACAATATGTAATTTCACTCTTGTGTTTTTACAGTTAATTACAATAGTTACACTATATGATATCATTTCACAATTGTGATCTTACAGTTAATTATAATAAAGTTACACTATAATGTCATTTCACTCTTGTGATATTACAGTTAATTACCATAAAGTTACACTACATGATGTAAGTTTACAGTTAATTACAATAAAGTTACACTGTATGATTTAATTTCACTGTtgtgattttacagttaattacCATAAAGTTACATTATATGATGTAATGTCACTGttgtgattttacagttaaatataGTAAAGTTACACTTCATGTAATTTCACAATTGTATTTTACAGTTAATTATAATAAAGGTACACTATATGATGTAATTTCACTCTtgtgattttacagttaattatTATAAAGTTAAACTTTATGCTGTAAGGTGACTATTGtgagtttaaagttatttataatAAAGTTACACTATATGATGTAATTTCACTCTtgtgattttacagttaattatTATAAAGTTAAACTTTATGCTGTAAGGTGACTATTGtgagtttaaagttatttataatAAAGTTACACTATATGATGTAATTTCACTCTtgtgattttacagttaattatTATAAAGTTAAACTTTATGCTGTAAGGTGACTATTGtgagtttaaagttatttataatAAAGTTACACTATATGATGTAATTTCACTCTtgtgattttacagttaattatTATAAAGTTAAACTTTATGCTGTAAGGTGACTATTGtgagtttaaagttatttataatAAAGTTACACTATATGATGTAATTTCACTCTtgtgattttacagttaattatTATAAAGTTAAACTTTATGCTGTAAGGTGACTATTGtgagtttaaagttatttataatAAAGTTACACTATATGATGTAATTTCACTCgtgattttacagttaattatTATAAAGTTAAACTTTATGCTGTAAGGTGACTATTGtgagtttaaagttatttataatAAAGTTACACTATATGATGTAATTTCACTCTtgtgattttacagttaattatTATAAAGTTAAACTTTATGCTGTAAGGTGACTATTGtgagtttaaagttatttataatAAAGTTACACTATATGATGTAATTTCACTCTtgtgattttacagttaattatTATAAAGTTAAACTTTATGCTGTAAGGTGACTATTGtgagtttaaagttatttataatAAAGTTACACTATATGATGTAATTTCACTCTtgtgattttacagttaattatTATAAAGTTAAACTTTATGCTGTAAGGTGACTATTGtgagtttaaagttatttataatAAAGTTACACTATATGATGTAATTTCACTCTtgtgattttacagttaattatTATAAAGTTAAACTTTATGCTGTAAGGTGACTATTGtgagtttaaagttatttataatAAAGTTACACTATATGATGTAATTTCACCCTTGGGATTTtacatttaattataataaagttACACTATATGCTGTAAGGAGACTATTGTGATTTTACAGTTATTTATAATAAAGCTACAACTATATGCTGTGATGTGACAGTTACTTGCAGTGTTTAAATGCAGAatgacaaatgtccactgcagtggacgtccTTACTTGACTTCCTTCCCGAGCTCAGACTGCCTGATGAGCTTCAAGGTGTCCTCAGCAGTCGCGGTTGCCTTGGCGACGTAGTCCCAGAAAGCTTCCTTCACCACGTCCACCTGCGTCCCGGCACGCTTGTGCGGCACGACGTTGCCATGGCAAACTGCACACGGGCAAAGACGCTCGTTTAGCGGGAAAACGGTGCAAAAAATCCGCAGGTGGTTTGTAAACAAGTTGACTGCGCACGCCCGGACTCTGTTGGCGCACACGTAGACTTTGTTGTTGCACGCCGGGATTTTATTTGCGCAAATGCAAACATAGACTCTGTGCACAAGTGGACTCTGTTTCCATACGCCTGGACTTTGTATCGCAACCATGGACTCTCAATGCACAAAagttgactaccgtatttccttgaattgccgccggggtgctaattattttaaaacctcttctca contains the following coding sequences:
- the apoa4a gene encoding apolipoprotein A-IV a: MKLVLVLVLALWSVCHGNVVPHKRAGTQVDVVKEAFWDYVAKATATAEDTLKLIRQSELGKEVNTLISESTGEVGKFTQTLQSQLSQDFTSCFLVQAEQLKVRLQEDLAAASADLRPYADEVATHVRQQVEELKKEASSYARTLDSGALKAAVLRKSQELKVHLDEQADKLQTKMLPYGEELKQKMETSLEEFQKNVTPLLQDFHQQLTENSQKFQERILPYGEELRAKMDVDTQNLKEKLVALWNSFTKLTQ